One genomic window of Luteitalea pratensis includes the following:
- a CDS encoding SDR family oxidoreductase, with protein sequence MRVALFGAAGAIGQSIAKAFSAHGTPYRVVGRSRDALAAAFGADPLAEIVTWNPDDPASVQAAAAGVDVIVYLVGVNYWQFDLHPRLMKQTLDGAIAAGVKRLVLIGTVYPYGRPRTTPVREEHPREPHTFKGRMRKAQEDLLLAAHAEGRIQATVLRLPDFYGPGVDKSFLHAAFIAAVNGGVANMIGPLDKSHEFVFVPDVGPVVARLTDTPNAYGRVWHLAGAGVTTQRALIEEIEQQIGHRLRVRVAGKTMLRLIGLFNPLMREMVEMHYLLTDPVLMDDSALQGLLGALPKTPYAEGVRRCLAALPQ encoded by the coding sequence GTGCGCGTTGCCCTCTTCGGTGCCGCTGGGGCCATCGGGCAAAGCATCGCGAAGGCGTTCAGTGCGCACGGGACGCCTTACCGGGTGGTGGGCCGATCGCGGGACGCGCTCGCTGCAGCCTTCGGCGCCGATCCGCTGGCCGAGATCGTCACGTGGAACCCCGACGATCCCGCATCCGTCCAGGCGGCTGCGGCCGGCGTCGACGTGATCGTCTATCTCGTTGGCGTGAACTACTGGCAATTCGACCTGCATCCGCGGCTGATGAAGCAGACGCTCGACGGCGCCATCGCTGCGGGCGTGAAGCGCCTCGTGCTCATCGGCACCGTCTATCCGTACGGGCGCCCGCGAACGACGCCGGTTCGTGAGGAACATCCCCGCGAGCCGCACACCTTCAAGGGGCGCATGCGCAAGGCGCAGGAGGATCTGCTGCTCGCCGCGCATGCCGAGGGGAGGATCCAGGCGACCGTGCTGCGCCTGCCTGACTTCTACGGGCCTGGCGTGGACAAGAGCTTCCTGCATGCCGCGTTCATCGCCGCCGTGAATGGCGGAGTCGCGAACATGATTGGTCCTCTCGACAAGTCCCACGAGTTCGTGTTCGTGCCGGACGTGGGGCCCGTGGTGGCGCGCCTGACGGATACACCGAACGCGTACGGACGCGTCTGGCACCTCGCGGGGGCCGGTGTGACGACGCAGCGTGCGCTCATCGAGGAAATCGAGCAGCAGATCGGACATCGGCTGCGCGTGCGCGTCGCCGGAAAGACGATGCTCCGGCTCATCGGTCTGTTCAACCCGCTGATGCGCGAGATGGTGGAGATGCACTATCTCCTGACCGATCCCGTGTTGATGGACGACAGCGCCTTGCAGGGCCTGCTCGGCGCACTACCGAAGACGCCGTACGCGGAGGGAGTCCGGCGGTGCCTGGCGGCGCTCCCTCAGTGA
- a CDS encoding aldo/keto reductase: protein MDSPQPQRRQLGTSGPVVFPLALGCMGMSDFYGPADEAESIATIHAALDAGVTLLDTGDYYAAGHNELLIGRALRDRRDKALVSVKFGALRGADGSWLGMDARPSAVRNFLAYSLTRLGLDHVDIYRPGRLDPNVPIEDTVGAIADLVKAGYVRAIGLSEVGPDTIRRAQAVHPISDLQIEYSLVSRSPETQIFPLLSELGIGVTAYGVLSRGLLSGSKPSAARDFRAHLPRFRGENRERNQRLIDALQTLASEKGVTVSKLAIAWVLAKGPDIVPLIGARKRSQLTESLDALQIELSPADVARLEEAVPPSAVAGTRYDEHQMRMLDSER, encoded by the coding sequence ATGGACTCGCCACAACCGCAGCGCCGTCAACTCGGGACCAGCGGTCCCGTCGTGTTTCCGCTGGCCCTGGGCTGCATGGGCATGTCCGATTTCTACGGCCCAGCCGACGAGGCCGAGAGCATCGCGACGATTCACGCGGCGCTCGATGCCGGGGTCACGCTGCTCGATACCGGCGACTACTATGCCGCCGGGCATAACGAACTGCTGATCGGGCGAGCGTTGCGCGATCGTCGCGACAAGGCGCTGGTCTCGGTCAAGTTCGGGGCGCTGCGCGGGGCAGACGGCAGTTGGCTCGGCATGGATGCGCGGCCGAGCGCGGTGAGAAACTTTCTCGCGTACAGCCTGACGCGCCTTGGCCTGGACCACGTCGACATCTATCGTCCGGGCCGGCTCGATCCCAACGTGCCCATCGAGGACACCGTCGGCGCGATCGCGGACCTCGTCAAGGCCGGGTACGTGCGGGCCATCGGCTTGTCGGAGGTGGGACCGGACACCATTCGTCGCGCCCAGGCGGTCCATCCCATCAGCGATCTCCAGATTGAGTACTCGTTGGTGAGCCGCTCGCCCGAGACGCAGATCTTTCCGCTCCTGTCGGAGTTGGGCATCGGGGTGACGGCCTACGGTGTGCTGTCGCGCGGGTTGCTGAGTGGTTCCAAGCCCAGTGCGGCCAGGGACTTTCGCGCGCATCTCCCGCGCTTCCGTGGAGAGAATCGCGAGCGCAATCAACGCCTGATTGACGCGTTGCAGACACTGGCGTCGGAGAAGGGCGTGACGGTCTCGAAGCTGGCTATTGCCTGGGTGCTCGCGAAAGGTCCCGACATCGTGCCGCTCATCGGCGCGCGAAAGCGATCGCAACTGACCGAATCGCTCGACGCGCTTCAGATCGAGCTCTCGCCAGCAGACGTCGCTCGTCTCGAAGAGGCCGTGCCGCCATCGGCCGTGGCCGGCACACGGTACGACGAACACCAGATGCGGATGCTCGACAGCGAGCGATGA
- a CDS encoding phosphate ABC transporter ATP-binding protein produces the protein MSSAPAAFGIETRALNLWYGDFQALRDVSLRIRPQLITSLIGPSGCGKSTLLRCFNRVNERYGYVRTTGAIEVLGQNIYAPEVSLVALRKAVGMVFQRPNPLPISVYENVVFGLRVHADRKQLTRAVLDEAVETALGEVGLWADLKDRLHARATSLQLEQQQKLCIARLLPLKPSVILMDEPCSALDTAGTRAVEELMFVLKQRFTILIVTHNMSQARRVSDECVFMLLGEVVEHTRTEQLFLTPHDTRTADYVEGRYG, from the coding sequence ATGAGCAGCGCTCCGGCCGCCTTCGGTATCGAGACGCGTGCGCTCAACCTCTGGTATGGCGACTTCCAGGCGTTGCGGGACGTGTCGCTCCGGATCCGTCCGCAGCTGATCACGTCGTTGATCGGCCCGTCTGGCTGCGGCAAGTCGACGCTGCTGCGCTGCTTCAACCGGGTGAACGAGCGCTACGGCTACGTCCGTACGACGGGCGCGATCGAGGTCCTCGGGCAGAACATCTACGCCCCAGAGGTCTCGCTGGTGGCATTGCGCAAGGCCGTCGGCATGGTGTTCCAGCGCCCGAACCCGCTGCCGATCTCCGTGTACGAAAATGTAGTCTTCGGCTTGCGCGTCCACGCGGATCGGAAGCAACTCACCCGCGCGGTGCTGGACGAGGCCGTGGAGACCGCACTTGGCGAGGTGGGACTCTGGGCCGACCTGAAGGATCGGTTGCACGCCCGCGCCACGAGCTTGCAGCTGGAGCAGCAGCAGAAGCTGTGCATCGCGCGGTTGCTGCCGCTGAAGCCGAGCGTGATCCTGATGGACGAACCGTGCTCGGCGCTCGATACCGCCGGCACGCGCGCCGTCGAGGAACTGATGTTTGTCCTCAAGCAGCGCTTCACGATCCTGATCGTGACGCACAACATGTCGCAGGCTCGCCGGGTCAGCGACGAATGCGTGTTCATGTTGCTCGGCGAGGTGGTCGAGCACACGCGGACAGAGCAGCTGTTCCTCACACCGCACGACACTCGCACTGCCGACTATGTCGAAGGCCGCTACGGCTAG
- a CDS encoding phosphate ABC transporter ATP-binding protein has protein sequence MSAASVIRVHDLRIRYGTTEVLHGISFDVRRGEILGVIGPAQSGKTSMLRCLNRTLEFTPGARMQGLVEVDGEDIHRTRDVYALRRKIGMVAPLPVGLPLSIYDNVAFAPRAAGLTARSDLDELVERCLTQAALWDEVKDRLDSLGTKLSGGQQQRLTIARALSHRPSILCLDEFSIAIDPVTTMRIEDVLKRLKAEMTIILVTNLTQQARRLADRTMFLLDGEIVELATTALVFSDKPGDRRTYDYVSGIFG, from the coding sequence ATGAGCGCGGCGTCGGTCATTCGGGTGCATGACCTCCGGATCCGGTACGGGACCACGGAGGTGCTCCATGGAATCTCCTTCGACGTGCGGCGTGGAGAGATCCTCGGCGTCATCGGTCCGGCGCAGTCGGGCAAGACCTCCATGCTGCGGTGCCTGAATCGCACGCTGGAGTTCACCCCCGGGGCGCGGATGCAAGGCCTCGTCGAGGTGGACGGCGAGGACATCCATCGCACGCGCGATGTCTACGCGCTCCGCCGCAAGATCGGGATGGTGGCACCCCTTCCTGTGGGCCTGCCTCTCTCGATCTACGACAACGTCGCGTTCGCCCCTCGTGCGGCGGGCCTCACCGCGCGCTCTGACCTCGACGAGCTCGTGGAGCGCTGCCTGACGCAGGCGGCGCTGTGGGACGAGGTGAAAGACAGGCTCGACAGCCTTGGCACCAAGCTCTCCGGAGGGCAGCAGCAGCGCCTGACGATCGCCAGGGCGCTGTCGCACAGGCCGAGCATCCTCTGTCTTGACGAGTTCTCGATTGCCATCGACCCGGTCACGACCATGCGCATCGAGGACGTGCTCAAGCGCCTCAAGGCCGAGATGACCATCATCCTGGTGACCAATCTCACCCAGCAGGCGCGACGCCTCGCCGACCGGACGATGTTCCTGCTCGACGGCGAGATCGTCGAACTCGCGACCACCGCGCTGGTGTTCTCTGACAAGCCTGGCGACCGGCGCACGTACGACTACGTGAGCGGGATCTTCGGATGA
- the pstA gene encoding phosphate ABC transporter permease PstA, whose product MFEAGPEVLRRLRHDRIANVVLGAVTLCIVLPLFAILGYLVVKGWPSLSIAFLLEPPRDMQTKGGIWPALIGTVYLVGVSLAIAAPVGVLAAVYLNEYARDTWFTRLIHVAVINLAGVPSIVHALFGLGAFVLAAGLGQSILAASLTLAVMTLPVIIASTRESLAAVPRSFREACWNVGATRWQTIRGVVLPNAISGILTGVILQVSRAAGETAPILFTGAVMYKVVDKGDLFPYRLTESAMALATHLYNLATQINGAPDSLQFATATVLVGAVLLINSTAVVLRAVLRNRKKW is encoded by the coding sequence ATGTTCGAGGCTGGCCCGGAGGTCCTCCGCAGACTCAGGCACGACCGTATCGCCAACGTGGTGCTGGGCGCGGTGACGTTGTGCATCGTCCTGCCGCTGTTCGCGATTCTCGGGTACCTCGTGGTGAAGGGGTGGCCCTCGCTCTCGATCGCCTTCCTGCTGGAACCACCACGCGACATGCAGACGAAGGGCGGCATCTGGCCGGCGCTGATAGGGACGGTCTATCTCGTCGGCGTCTCGCTGGCCATCGCGGCGCCCGTTGGCGTGCTCGCGGCCGTCTACCTCAACGAGTACGCGCGCGACACGTGGTTCACACGACTCATTCACGTGGCGGTCATCAACCTCGCCGGCGTGCCCAGCATCGTCCATGCACTCTTCGGGCTCGGCGCCTTCGTGCTCGCCGCCGGGCTCGGGCAGTCGATCCTGGCGGCCTCGCTCACCCTGGCCGTCATGACGCTCCCCGTGATCATCGCAAGCACCCGCGAGTCGCTCGCGGCCGTTCCGCGCTCCTTCCGGGAGGCCTGCTGGAACGTCGGCGCCACGCGTTGGCAGACGATCCGAGGCGTGGTGCTGCCCAACGCCATCAGCGGCATCCTGACGGGCGTGATCCTGCAGGTCTCGAGAGCGGCAGGGGAAACGGCGCCGATCCTCTTCACGGGCGCTGTGATGTACAAGGTCGTCGACAAGGGCGATTTGTTCCCGTACCGACTCACCGAAAGCGCGATGGCCCTGGCCACGCACCTCTACAACCTGGCGACCCAGATCAACGGCGCGCCCGACTCGCTACAATTCGCCACGGCGACGGTGCTCGTGGGCGCCGTGCTCCTCATCAACTCCACTGCGGTGGTCCTCCGCGCGGTCCTGCGCAACCGCAAGAAGTGGTAG
- the pstC gene encoding phosphate ABC transporter permease subunit PstC, protein MTEGAPGSIGFRRSWHSLAAERGIEALITVCGISAVILVGGIFFFVFREALPVLASPNFSLGEFLFSVEWYPTSVTDVRYGVLAMIVGTLAVTALAMAIAVPFGIGGAIYLSEFCGPKVRETLKVVIELLAAIPSVVWGFLGLTVVNQLLITVFDAAVGLNALNAGLLLALMSLPIIVSIGEDALKAVPDSYREAGIALGATRWQLVYRVLLPGARNGLLAAVLLGVGRAVGETMAVLMATGHAVQIPGGLLDPVRTLTANIASEMGEVSKDSEHYRVLFAIGVLLFGITFLVNLAADLVVRGVRRR, encoded by the coding sequence GTGACCGAGGGCGCGCCAGGCTCGATCGGGTTCCGGCGGTCGTGGCATTCGCTGGCCGCCGAGCGCGGGATCGAGGCGCTGATCACGGTGTGCGGCATCAGCGCCGTGATCCTGGTGGGGGGAATCTTCTTCTTCGTGTTCCGCGAAGCGCTCCCCGTGCTGGCCAGCCCCAACTTCAGTCTGGGCGAGTTCCTCTTCAGCGTCGAGTGGTATCCGACCTCGGTGACCGACGTTCGCTACGGCGTGCTCGCGATGATCGTAGGCACGCTCGCGGTGACCGCGCTGGCCATGGCCATTGCGGTGCCGTTCGGCATCGGCGGGGCCATCTACCTGTCAGAGTTCTGCGGGCCGAAGGTGCGCGAGACGTTGAAGGTCGTCATCGAACTCCTCGCCGCCATCCCGTCGGTGGTGTGGGGCTTCCTCGGCCTCACCGTCGTGAACCAGTTGCTGATCACGGTGTTCGACGCGGCGGTGGGCCTGAACGCGCTCAACGCCGGACTCCTGCTCGCGCTCATGAGCCTGCCGATCATCGTCTCGATCGGCGAGGACGCGCTCAAGGCCGTGCCCGACTCGTACCGTGAAGCCGGCATCGCGCTGGGCGCGACGCGCTGGCAACTGGTCTACCGCGTCCTCCTGCCCGGAGCGCGCAACGGCCTGCTGGCGGCGGTGCTGCTCGGCGTGGGGCGCGCCGTGGGTGAGACGATGGCCGTGCTGATGGCCACAGGGCACGCGGTGCAGATTCCGGGCGGCTTGCTCGATCCCGTACGCACGCTGACCGCCAACATCGCGTCGGAGATGGGCGAGGTGAGCAAGGACTCGGAACATTACCGCGTGCTCTTTGCCATCGGCGTGCTCCTCTTCGGCATCACGTTCCTGGTCAACCTCGCCGCCGATCTCGTGGTGCGCGGCGTGCGCCGCAGGTAA
- a CDS encoding phosphate ABC transporter substrate-binding protein: protein MASLLARRLQAAGALALAALGTASCQRSTASERTVLLNRGSDTMINVAQAWAEEYAKVAPGVSVEVAGGGSGVGIAALIDGTVQIANSSRPMKPAEQEATRTARGADPVEHVTGYDALVVYVHAKNPVQSMTLEQLRDLFAEGGRISRWSDFGVRHDACPRDTIIRISRQSSSGTYDFFREAALDKHDFKLGTLELNGSKEVVELVAHTPCAIGYSGMGYATPGVKMLSLSREGGPPVAPTVQATLDRSYPIARPLYMYTVGQPEGETKRYLDWIHSPPGQRIVSAVGYVPLPASETGPVPAPPSPSEVHP from the coding sequence ATGGCGTCCCTCCTGGCCCGTCGTCTGCAGGCTGCTGGCGCGCTCGCGCTGGCTGCGCTCGGCACTGCGTCCTGCCAACGCAGCACGGCCTCGGAACGGACGGTGCTGCTCAATCGCGGTTCCGACACCATGATCAACGTGGCGCAGGCCTGGGCCGAGGAGTACGCGAAGGTCGCACCAGGCGTGTCGGTCGAGGTCGCCGGCGGCGGGTCGGGAGTGGGCATTGCGGCCTTGATCGACGGCACGGTACAGATCGCCAACAGCAGTCGGCCGATGAAGCCGGCCGAGCAGGAAGCGACGCGGACCGCGCGCGGCGCCGACCCGGTCGAGCACGTCACCGGCTACGACGCATTGGTCGTCTACGTCCATGCGAAGAATCCCGTGCAGTCGATGACCCTCGAACAGTTGCGGGACCTGTTCGCCGAGGGTGGGCGCATCTCGCGGTGGTCCGACTTCGGGGTTCGCCATGACGCCTGCCCGCGCGACACGATCATCCGCATCAGCCGCCAGTCGAGTTCGGGGACGTACGACTTCTTCCGCGAGGCGGCCCTCGACAAGCACGACTTCAAGCTCGGCACGCTGGAACTCAACGGGTCCAAGGAGGTCGTGGAACTGGTCGCCCACACGCCGTGCGCCATCGGCTACAGCGGCATGGGCTACGCCACCCCGGGTGTGAAGATGTTGTCGTTGTCACGGGAAGGCGGACCACCGGTGGCGCCGACCGTCCAGGCGACGCTCGACAGGAGCTACCCGATTGCGCGGCCGCTTTACATGTATACGGTCGGCCAGCCCGAGGGCGAGACGAAACGCTACCTCGATTGGATCCACTCGCCGCCCGGGCAGCGTATCGTGTCGGCCGTCGGCTATGTGCCGCTCCCCGCTTCGGAAACCGGTCCCGTCCCCGCACCGCCGAGCCCGAGCGAGGTCCACCCGTGA
- the phoU gene encoding phosphate signaling complex protein PhoU produces MGSQLEASLQHDMNLIRQAVKEMAGQCERAVRGALDALVNGKQQSAYLVILRDERIDDLEQQLDRLALEFLVRQQPAAGHLRFAFAALKISTELERIGDHAEGVARRVLKLHEVHPDIHAEPFAEMGEAALAMLKDGVRAFLEADAELARNTMAAERTVNKMRQRIDKDLMRRQAAGEFGLEAYALLSTVSRRIERVADEIRNMCAETLYMCTGDFAKHKAPEAFRILFVDEHNHCRSQMAEAIATTVAHPRLIFSSAGLEPSPIDPRLAEFLAEKGLDIIDHHRPKSLDQIPNLEVYHVVVSFDTDVYTWLRVRRTPTVVFDWHVEDPSDLPGTLAETRQAYEDAFAVIRNHLQDLVEAIVRQD; encoded by the coding sequence ATGGGCAGCCAGCTCGAAGCGAGCCTGCAGCACGACATGAACCTGATCCGCCAGGCGGTCAAGGAAATGGCAGGTCAGTGCGAGCGGGCCGTACGCGGCGCGCTCGATGCACTCGTGAACGGCAAGCAGCAGTCCGCCTACCTGGTGATCCTGCGTGACGAGCGGATCGACGACCTCGAGCAGCAACTGGATCGTCTCGCGCTGGAGTTCCTCGTGCGGCAGCAGCCGGCTGCCGGGCACCTGCGCTTCGCGTTCGCCGCCCTGAAGATCAGCACGGAACTGGAGCGCATCGGTGACCACGCCGAGGGCGTCGCTCGCCGGGTCCTGAAGCTGCACGAGGTTCATCCCGACATTCACGCCGAGCCTTTTGCCGAGATGGGAGAAGCTGCACTCGCGATGCTGAAGGACGGCGTCCGGGCGTTCCTCGAGGCTGACGCCGAACTTGCCCGCAACACGATGGCGGCCGAGCGGACGGTCAACAAGATGCGTCAGCGAATCGACAAGGACCTGATGCGCAGGCAAGCCGCGGGCGAGTTCGGGCTCGAGGCGTATGCGCTGCTTTCCACGGTCAGTCGCCGCATCGAGCGGGTCGCCGACGAAATCCGCAACATGTGCGCCGAAACGCTCTACATGTGTACGGGCGACTTCGCGAAGCACAAGGCGCCCGAGGCGTTCCGCATCCTGTTCGTGGATGAGCACAACCACTGTCGCAGCCAGATGGCGGAGGCCATCGCCACCACCGTGGCGCACCCCCGCCTCATCTTCAGCAGCGCGGGGCTCGAGCCCAGCCCGATCGACCCGCGACTGGCGGAGTTCCTGGCGGAGAAGGGGCTGGACATCATCGATCACCACCGCCCCAAGTCGCTGGACCAGATCCCGAACCTCGAGGTCTACCACGTGGTGGTGTCCTTCGACACTGACGTCTATACGTGGCTGCGCGTTCGCCGGACGCCGACCGTGGTCTTCGACTGGCACGTCGAGGACCCGTCCGATCTGCCCGGCACGCTGGCCGAGACCCGCCAGGCGTACGAGGACGCGTTTGCCGTCATCCGCAACCACCTGCAGGACCTGGTCGAGGCCATCGTTCGCCAGGACTAG
- a CDS encoding DUF892 family protein: protein MRSFTSCAIATTLSANCLVAWAQAMGHTEAVGPLQPNLDEETAANRRLTNLAEGGLNDAATPSVQKEDASQPSAPSKK, encoded by the coding sequence ATGCGTTCGTTCACGAGCTGCGCGATAGCTACGACGCTGAGCGCCAACTGTCTGGTTGCGTGGGCTCAGGCTATGGGGCATACCGAGGCGGTCGGCCCGCTGCAACCGAACCTGGACGAAGAGACGGCTGCCAACAGGCGCCTGACCAACCTCGCCGAAGGTGGCCTGAACGATGCGGCCACGCCTTCGGTCCAGAAGGAGGACGCGTCGCAGCCATCGGCCCCGAGCAAGAAGTGA
- a CDS encoding extracellular solute-binding protein, with amino-acid sequence MTAAGRRSLLASMLLTALSLVTYLFLYAPIIVLVALSFNRSRLSASWGGFTLDWYAKAASNPAILSSLRNSLIVAFATTVIASVAATAGALAFHRHRFRQRGLLEGLITIPTVAPEIVLATSMLLLFASAGLRLGFLTIILSHVAFTLSYAFVVVKARIAGFDHSLEEAAMDLGAGPVTTFFKVTLPAILPAVMAAALLVFALSIDDYVVTSFVAGVGATTLPLQIYSMVKSGISPEINAVSTVLLAATALLLFAAFLFEQGRSARTAALPALFGLALLGSPFVLAGPGTAGSQKVLNLYIWSNYIAPETIAKFEARHGVKVQVDLYDSNEALLAKLQAGNAGYDIIVPSDYSVQVLIAQHLLQPLDHSALPNMRNLDPGFLDRSYDHGNRYSVPYFWGTTGIAYDRTKVAAPVDSWSALWDPRYAGRVLMLDDAREAFGAALKLRGRSHNSTDPRLLEAARDDLLRQKALVRAYNSTNFEDVLLSGDVWLAQGWNGQFAKAMDENPNLVYVIPKEGSTLFIDNLAIPSDARNRELAHAFIDFTMEPEIAAEICRTMKYSSPNQAAWPLLPEAVRKHTAVFPPKEVLQRLELLEDLGDTTVLYDRLWTEVKSGR; translated from the coding sequence ATGACAGCAGCAGGCCGGCGCTCGTTGTTGGCGAGCATGCTCCTCACGGCGCTGTCACTCGTCACCTATCTGTTTCTCTACGCGCCGATCATCGTGCTCGTGGCGCTCTCGTTCAATCGCAGCCGGTTGTCGGCGTCGTGGGGAGGGTTCACGCTGGACTGGTATGCGAAAGCGGCGAGCAATCCGGCCATTCTCTCGTCGCTCCGCAACAGCCTGATCGTGGCGTTTGCGACGACGGTGATCGCCTCTGTGGCGGCCACCGCGGGGGCGCTCGCCTTTCATCGCCACCGGTTCCGACAGCGCGGACTGCTCGAAGGCCTCATCACCATCCCGACGGTGGCGCCGGAGATCGTGCTCGCCACCTCGATGCTGCTGCTCTTTGCGTCGGCTGGCCTGCGCCTCGGGTTTCTCACGATCATTCTCTCGCACGTCGCCTTCACGCTGTCGTATGCCTTCGTCGTGGTCAAGGCACGAATCGCGGGCTTCGACCACAGCCTCGAAGAGGCGGCCATGGATCTCGGCGCCGGCCCGGTGACCACCTTCTTCAAGGTGACGCTGCCAGCCATCCTGCCGGCGGTGATGGCTGCCGCGCTCCTCGTCTTCGCGCTGTCGATCGACGATTACGTCGTCACCTCGTTCGTGGCCGGCGTGGGCGCGACGACGCTGCCACTGCAGATCTACTCGATGGTGAAGAGCGGCATCTCTCCCGAGATCAATGCCGTGTCCACGGTGCTGCTGGCCGCGACGGCGCTGCTCCTGTTTGCCGCGTTCCTGTTCGAGCAGGGGCGATCGGCGCGAACAGCCGCACTCCCCGCCCTCTTCGGCCTCGCGTTGCTTGGCTCGCCGTTCGTATTGGCCGGTCCGGGCACGGCTGGGTCCCAGAAGGTCCTCAACCTGTACATCTGGTCGAACTACATCGCTCCTGAAACGATCGCGAAGTTCGAGGCCAGACACGGCGTCAAGGTGCAGGTGGACCTCTACGACTCCAACGAGGCATTGCTGGCGAAGCTGCAGGCGGGCAACGCCGGCTACGACATCATCGTCCCATCGGACTATTCGGTACAGGTGCTCATCGCGCAGCACCTCCTGCAACCTCTTGACCACTCTGCGCTGCCGAACATGCGCAACCTCGATCCCGGCTTCCTCGACCGTTCGTACGATCACGGCAACCGGTACTCTGTGCCCTACTTCTGGGGCACGACCGGAATCGCGTACGACCGCACCAAGGTTGCCGCCCCGGTGGACTCATGGTCCGCGCTCTGGGACCCGCGGTATGCCGGCCGCGTGCTGATGCTCGACGACGCGCGTGAAGCATTCGGGGCCGCACTCAAGCTGCGAGGTCGCAGCCACAACAGCACTGACCCGCGCCTGCTCGAGGCCGCGCGCGATGACCTGCTCCGGCAGAAAGCCCTCGTCCGCGCCTACAACTCGACGAATTTCGAGGACGTGCTGCTCTCGGGTGACGTCTGGCTGGCGCAGGGCTGGAACGGCCAGTTCGCCAAGGCGATGGACGAGAACCCGAACCTGGTCTACGTGATTCCGAAGGAAGGCTCGACGTTGTTCATCGACAACCTCGCCATCCCGTCAGATGCGCGCAATCGGGAGCTGGCCCACGCCTTCATCGACTTCACGATGGAACCCGAGATCGCCGCGGAGATCTGCCGGACGATGAAGTACTCGAGCCCGAACCAGGCCGCGTGGCCGCTGCTGCCCGAAGCAGTCCGGAAGCACACGGCGGTGTTCCCGCCGAAGGAAGTGCTGCAGCGCCTCGAACTGCTCGAAGACCTGGGCGACACGACGGTGCTCTACGATCGGCTCTGGACCGAAGTGAAGAGCGGCCGCTGA
- a CDS encoding ABC transporter permease, translated as MKASARQGWLLLLPALVMLVALFYLPQLLMFVVSLGRRSAYGTVVQDVSAGNYARAFEPLYLMVLGRSLVLATATTVLCLLIGYPVAWWLARRVAPKWRNALLVLVILPFWTSFLVRMYAWIVLLRSDGVVNAGLVAIGLPQVELLYNDFAVLLGQVYGELPFMMIPLYLSLEKLDPGLLEAAADLGAGFRESFRRVVVPQTMPGIVAGCVLVFIPSLGAYLAPDLLGGGRTAYIGNLIQSQFVVARDMPFGAALSFVLSLVVGLLLLLLRRSLQSAQSV; from the coding sequence ATGAAGGCCAGCGCGCGTCAGGGCTGGCTGCTTCTGCTGCCGGCGCTCGTCATGCTCGTCGCGCTCTTCTACCTGCCTCAGCTCCTGATGTTTGTGGTCTCACTGGGGCGGCGGTCCGCGTATGGCACCGTCGTACAGGATGTCTCGGCTGGTAACTACGCGCGCGCGTTCGAGCCCCTCTATCTGATGGTGCTCGGGCGAAGTCTCGTGCTGGCCACGGCCACCACCGTACTCTGCCTGCTGATCGGCTACCCGGTGGCCTGGTGGCTCGCGCGGCGGGTCGCGCCGAAGTGGCGCAATGCGCTGCTCGTGCTCGTGATCCTCCCGTTCTGGACCAGCTTCCTGGTGCGCATGTACGCGTGGATCGTCCTGCTGCGGTCGGATGGCGTCGTCAATGCCGGCCTCGTCGCCATCGGCCTGCCACAAGTGGAGTTGCTGTACAACGACTTCGCGGTCCTGCTGGGACAGGTGTACGGCGAACTCCCGTTCATGATGATTCCGCTCTACCTGTCGCTGGAGAAGCTCGATCCCGGGCTCCTCGAAGCGGCGGCAGATCTGGGCGCCGGTTTCCGGGAATCGTTCCGGCGCGTCGTCGTGCCACAGACCATGCCCGGGATCGTCGCCGGGTGCGTACTCGTCTTCATCCCATCGCTCGGGGCATACCTCGCGCCCGACCTGCTGGGTGGCGGACGAACGGCCTACATCGGCAACCTGATTCAGAGCCAGTTCGTCGTGGCGCGGGATATGCCCTTCGGTGCCGCCCTCTCCTTCGTGCTGTCCCTGGTGGTTGGACTCCTCCTGCTCCTGTTGCGCCGATCGCTGCAGTCGGCCCAGAGCGTGTGA